From a region of the Nitrospirota bacterium genome:
- a CDS encoding ribosome recycling factor, with protein sequence MSGATHKQVQERMEGALEHLKRDLATLRTGRASLALLDGVKVDYYGTLTPLKQVANLGVPESRLITVQPWEPALIKEIEKAIQASGLGLTPSNDGKLIRIPVPSLTEERRKDLIKLCKKHGEESKVQLRNIRREGNEELKGLHKDGKLSEDDVRKAEAEIQKVTDQYVQKVDQTLKKKEEEILEI encoded by the coding sequence ATGTCGGGCGCCACGCACAAACAAGTCCAGGAACGGATGGAAGGGGCGCTGGAACATCTGAAACGGGATCTGGCCACCCTCAGGACCGGCCGTGCCTCCCTGGCTCTGCTGGACGGGGTGAAAGTGGACTACTACGGGACGTTGACGCCCCTCAAGCAGGTGGCCAATTTGGGCGTGCCCGAGAGCCGCTTGATCACCGTACAGCCTTGGGAGCCGGCCCTCATCAAGGAAATCGAGAAGGCCATCCAGGCCTCCGGGCTCGGGCTCACCCCCTCCAACGACGGCAAGTTGATTCGCATCCCGGTCCCATCCCTGACGGAGGAGCGGCGCAAGGACCTGATCAAGTTGTGCAAGAAGCATGGGGAGGAGAGCAAGGTCCAGCTTCGGAACATCCGCCGCGAGGGCAACGAGGAACTCAAGGGCCTGCACAAGGACGGCAAGTTGTCTGAAGACGACGTCCGCAAGGCGGAAGCCGAGATCCAGAAGGTGACCGATCAATACGTCCAGAAAGTCGACCAGACCCTCAAGAAAAAGGAGGAGGAGATCCTCGAAATCTGA
- a CDS encoding UMP kinase, translating into MSAAKYRRILLKISGEILAGDQGYGIQPSVLEGLAEEVASVVALNVEVALVIGGGNIFRGIAASASGMERASADYMGMLATVLNALALQNALERKGVTTRVQSAIEMRQLAEGYIRRRAIRHLEKKRVVIFAGGTGNPYFSTDTAAALRAMEIGAEVIMKGTKVNGVFEADPVTNPTAKMFTEVPFLSIINKNLKVMDSTAVTLCMDNNLPLIVFNLKERGNLAKVVRGEKIGTLVTAGSR; encoded by the coding sequence CGGCGGATCCTGCTCAAGATCAGCGGCGAGATTCTGGCCGGCGACCAGGGTTACGGTATTCAGCCGTCCGTGCTGGAAGGCCTGGCCGAGGAAGTGGCCTCCGTCGTGGCGCTGAATGTAGAAGTAGCGCTGGTCATCGGGGGCGGCAATATCTTCCGGGGCATCGCGGCCAGTGCCAGCGGGATGGAACGGGCCTCCGCGGATTATATGGGGATGCTTGCCACCGTGCTCAACGCGCTGGCGCTGCAGAATGCGCTGGAACGCAAAGGGGTCACGACCCGCGTCCAGTCGGCCATCGAGATGCGGCAGTTGGCTGAAGGATACATCCGCCGCCGGGCGATCCGGCATCTGGAAAAGAAGCGCGTCGTCATCTTCGCCGGCGGAACCGGCAACCCCTACTTTTCGACCGATACGGCCGCCGCCCTTCGCGCCATGGAGATCGGGGCCGAGGTGATCATGAAAGGCACCAAAGTGAACGGGGTCTTCGAAGCGGACCCGGTCACGAACCCGACCGCCAAGATGTTCACCGAGGTGCCGTTTCTGTCCATCATCAATAAAAACCTGAAAGTCATGGATTCGACGGCCGTCACGCTCTGCATGGACAACAACCTGCCCCTGATCGTCTTCAATCTGAAGGAACGCGGCAACCTGGCCAAGGTCGTGCGCGGGGAAAAGATCGGGACGCTCGTGACCGCCGGCAGCCGCTGA